Within the Mucilaginibacter sp. CSA2-8R genome, the region GACAAGAGGCCATTATTGACCTCATTGTGAATTCATATCTGCAAATGGGGCCGCGCACTTTTAGAGTATTAGGCAAGCCCGACGTTCATCACCAGAGCGGGCGTTTCCACTGGCTGGCCATCAGGCCCGATTGTTATCCAATAGAGGGCATAGATTATTTTGAATTTGACAATCAAAACCGCATTACACGCATTGTAGGCTTCTTTTAACATTTAAAATTGAAATTCATGAATATTCCCGAAGCAGAAATGGGCAAAGGCCCCATACTAATGTTAAACCTTTTAAAATTTAACAACAGGCAGCATTATTTTGAAAAATATATCCCAGCGTTTAATGAAGTAGTGAGCCTTTTAGGAATACAAGGTGTAAAAGTAGCCATGGTAAGCAAGGTGATTGCCAGCATTATAACTACCGAAGGTGAAAGCTGGGATGAAGTTGCGATGATTGAATATCCGGACGCCGCAGCCTTTAAAACCATTGCCGAAAGCCAGGAATACCACACCATTGCCGAAGCGCACCGCTTACATGCTTTAGCCGACCTGAAATTACTGATGACCCGGCGCTACGAGCTGTAAGCTGTATATTGCACGATGCATAACCTCATACTAAGCAATTTTTCCATGCATATTACGCTTAACCCGCACGAACAGCGGCAAGCGCTGGCACTGCTGCAGCAAAAAAGCGTTAACAAACGTACTTTTTTGCTGCAGCCCGGTGAGGTTAACCGGCAGATTTATTTTGTAACCAAAGGATGCCTACGCATGTTTTACACCGACCAGGCAGGGCAACAACACAATATTTGCTTTTACCCCGAAAATTGGTGGGCTTGTGATATTGTAAGCTTTTTTAAAGAAAAACCTGCCATTAACGCCATACAAGCGTTAGAAGATACTGAAGTGTCTTATTTTACACTGTCACGCCTGGAAGAACTGTTTGCAAACGTGCCAAAATTTGAGCGTTTTTTTCGCATCCTCACTCAAAATGGCTTTGAGCTTTATCAGCGTCGTATTACGGCTAACCTTTCAAAAAACGCCGAAGAACGATACCGTCAGTTTCGGAAGCAATATCCGGGGCTGGAACAACGCATTGCGCAAAAGCAAATTGCTGCCTACCTGGGTATCACCCCTACTTTTTTAAGCCTGTTACGTAAAGACTTTGTGGCGTAGCAAGTAGCAAAACATACAGTGCAAACAAAAAAGCCCTTAAACGCTTTTTATTCCTGCGGTCTACATCGGGCCGGATATCTATGTTTTTACCTGCAACGCAAACCTTAACTCCTGAACAGGCATTTCAGTTTATTGCTCAAAACGCTTCTTCTGTTGATTATGACGGCGCTTTTCCGAAAGAAGAATTTGATAAGCTACGGGAGGCCCGATTGATGAGTATCAGTTTACCTGATCAGCCGCTGGACTCCTCTAAAAAGCATACCGCTAAATTGCTGCAACTTTTAAAAGCAATTGGCAAAGCCAGCTTACCTGTAGGCCGTGTTTATGAAGGCCATATTAATGCGTTGCTACTAATTGAGTTATACGGCAACCAACAGCAGCAGCAGCAATGGTTTGCTGACGCCACCGAACAACATTTGTTTGGCGTGTGGAACACACAAGCACAAGACGGTGTAAAAATACACGATTTAGGCCAAGGCCGTTACCGGCTGGAAGGCTGCAAAACGTTTTGCTCGGGTGCTGGTCAGGTAACCAGGCCGGTTATTACCGCCGATTGGATTTCGCCGGAACGCAAGGGCTGGCAGATGTGCGTGTTGCCGATGGAGCGTTTAGCACAGCCCACCATTGACCGCGAATTTTGGAAACCACTGGGTA harbors:
- a CDS encoding isomerase; protein product: MENTQSIEETILTYTSAWNETERKNIAGKIRQCWSPDASYTDKLTDTITGQEAIIDLIVNSYLQMGPRTFRVLGKPDVHHQSGRFHWLAIRPDCYPIEGIDYFEFDNQNRITRIVGFF
- a CDS encoding Crp/Fnr family transcriptional regulator, whose amino-acid sequence is MHNLILSNFSMHITLNPHEQRQALALLQQKSVNKRTFLLQPGEVNRQIYFVTKGCLRMFYTDQAGQQHNICFYPENWWACDIVSFFKEKPAINAIQALEDTEVSYFTLSRLEELFANVPKFERFFRILTQNGFELYQRRITANLSKNAEERYRQFRKQYPGLEQRIAQKQIAAYLGITPTFLSLLRKDFVA
- a CDS encoding acyl-CoA dehydrogenase family protein, with translation MFLPATQTLTPEQAFQFIAQNASSVDYDGAFPKEEFDKLREARLMSISLPDQPLDSSKKHTAKLLQLLKAIGKASLPVGRVYEGHINALLLIELYGNQQQQQQWFADATEQHLFGVWNTQAQDGVKIHDLGQGRYRLEGCKTFCSGAGQVTRPVITADWISPERKGWQMCVLPMERLAQPTIDREFWKPLGMRASASFKVDFTGLEITDDELLGLPNAYYQQPYFSGGAIRFAAVQLGGAEAVLIATHALLRQMNRTDDAFQRARVAEMTYLIESGNLWLKQAGKKTDRWLKQPEATEKLLAYANMTRTVIEDICLRCMQLAERSVGSRGLIRPQALERIHRDLTTYLRQPAPDATLVAIGEYVLKQENTNQLWHAAK